The proteins below come from a single Falco rusticolus isolate bFalRus1 chromosome 8, bFalRus1.pri, whole genome shotgun sequence genomic window:
- the LOC119152839 gene encoding baculoviral IAP repeat-containing protein 5.1-like → MEALLKELGSASKLLSDFKDMYEYENRLKTFTNWPFTENCKCTPENMAKAGFVHCPNASEPDVAMCFFCLTELESWEPNDDPWEEHTKRQSCGFLTLSKHFDDLTMEEYYTLEMTRLRTFLCKTGRSIINSFEEEVAATRQRLVDNFVSKHQYTPPQPAPLHADPSESSYHQAKKIQK, encoded by the exons ATGGAGGCTCTCTTGAAAGAGCTTGGTTCGGCTTCTAAGCTCTTGAGTGATTTTAAAGATATGTATGAATATGAGAACCGTTTAAAAACCTTCACCAACTGGCCTTTTACAGAGAACTGCAAGTGCACTCCAGAAAAT ATGGCAAAGGCGGGCTTTGTCCACTGCCCAAACGCAAGCGAACCCGACGTGGCaatgtgtttcttttgcttgaCAGAACTGGAGAGCTGGGAACCAAATGATGACCCATG GGAAGAACACACCAAACGTCAAAGTTGTGGCTTTTTAACCCTTTCTAAGCACTTTGATGACCTGACAATGGAGGAGTACTACACGCTGGAGATGACACGGCTGAGAACTTTCCTT tGCAAAACTGGAAGAAGCATAATAAACTCTTTTGAAGAAGAAGTCGCTGCAACTAGGCAGCGTCTTGTGGATAACTTTGTCTCCAAGCATCAGTATACACCACCGCAGCCTGCGCCTCTCCACGCCGATCCTTCTGAAAGCTCATACCaccaggcaaaaaaaatccagaagtgA